Proteins encoded within one genomic window of Ottowia sp. SB7-C50:
- a CDS encoding BMP family ABC transporter substrate-binding protein: protein MTKLNKRNLLKLAALSAAAATLVACGKKEEAAPAPAPAPAPAPAAAKADPLKVAFAYVGPVGDGGWTFAHDNARKAVEKEYGDRIVTSYVESVPESADAERVLRDMVGQGNKLIFGTTFGYMEPMLKVAADSKDVKFEHATGYKQSENLRTYDSRTYEGAYMAGVIAGKMTKSNVLGVVASIPIPEVIRNINSFTLGAQSTNPKVTTKVVWVNEWFNPPKETEAATALINGGADVLMQNTDSSAVLQTAEKMGKRGFGWDSDMTAYGPKAHLGSAIINWAPYYIKAVGEALDGKWASGKTWWGVKEGTIDLVSLAADVPEDAKKALDDVRAGLKAGTYQIWKGPISDNTGKEVLAKDAVGDDQFLGGINFFVKGVEGKVPGGEKK, encoded by the coding sequence ATGACGAAACTGAACAAACGCAACCTGTTGAAGCTGGCAGCCCTGTCGGCCGCCGCCGCCACGCTGGTGGCCTGCGGCAAGAAGGAAGAAGCCGCCCCTGCGCCGGCCCCCGCGCCTGCGCCCGCCCCGGCCGCTGCCAAGGCCGACCCGCTGAAGGTCGCCTTCGCCTACGTCGGCCCGGTGGGCGACGGCGGCTGGACCTTCGCGCACGACAACGCGCGCAAGGCCGTCGAAAAGGAATACGGTGACCGCATCGTCACCAGCTACGTCGAGAGCGTGCCCGAATCCGCCGACGCCGAGCGCGTGCTGCGCGACATGGTCGGCCAGGGCAACAAGCTGATCTTCGGCACCACCTTCGGCTACATGGAGCCGATGCTGAAAGTGGCCGCCGACAGCAAGGACGTCAAGTTCGAGCACGCCACCGGCTACAAGCAATCCGAGAACCTGCGCACCTACGACAGCCGCACCTACGAAGGCGCCTACATGGCTGGTGTGATCGCCGGCAAGATGACCAAGTCCAACGTGCTGGGCGTGGTGGCGTCGATCCCGATTCCCGAGGTGATCCGCAACATCAACAGCTTCACGCTGGGCGCGCAGAGCACCAACCCCAAGGTCACGACCAAGGTGGTGTGGGTCAACGAATGGTTTAACCCGCCGAAAGAGACCGAGGCCGCCACCGCCCTCATCAACGGCGGCGCCGACGTGCTGATGCAGAACACCGACTCTTCCGCCGTGCTGCAGACGGCCGAGAAGATGGGCAAGCGCGGCTTCGGATGGGACAGCGACATGACCGCCTACGGGCCCAAGGCGCACCTGGGTTCGGCCATCATCAACTGGGCCCCGTACTACATCAAGGCCGTGGGCGAGGCGCTGGACGGCAAGTGGGCCTCGGGCAAGACCTGGTGGGGCGTGAAGGAAGGCACCATCGACCTGGTGTCGCTGGCGGCCGACGTGCCTGAAGACGCCAAGAAGGCGCTGGACGACGTCCGCGCCGGCCTGAAGGCGGGCACCTACCAGATCTGGAAAGGCCCGATCAGCGACAACACCGGCAAGGAAGTGCTGGCCAAGGACGCCGTGGGCGACGACCAGTTCCTGGGCGGCATCAATTTCTTCGTCAAGGGCGTCGAGGGCAAGGTGCCGGGCGGCGAGAAGAAGTAA